A single window of Undibacterium sp. 5I1 DNA harbors:
- a CDS encoding efflux RND transporter permease subunit codes for MSAITWTQSHRRSILFLLLILALAGVIAALKLPVSLFPTVDFPRVVVALDAGDQPAEQMEMLVTRPVEEAVRRVPGVRNVRSTTSRGSAEISVNFDWGRDMASSALQINAAIAQISVQLPQGTLVSTRQMDPTVFPIIAYSLTTNSLTSTQLRDLAEYDLRPLLSSIDGVSRVQVLGGSVEEYRVTIDPIKLKSVDLTFDDVSKMLASTNVISAVGRLEDHYKLYLAIANSRFENIEQIRHSIIKNQSNGIVHLSDIATIEQSTVPGWTRVTADGKNAVLFSVYQQPGSNSVQIAADVKKKLNEFQAQLPAGIKISNWYDQSQLVLASASSVRDAVLIGVALSALVLLFFLRNIKVMLIAIVVVPAVLSTTVVLFYVLGMSFNIMTLGGMAAAVGLIIDDAIVMIEHIIRRLQDNNSKMHERVMAAALEFIRPLAGSSASTLIIFVPLAFLTGVTGAFFKALSLTMAAALFISFLVTWLAVPLLADKFLNSKDADHKVETHLIRWMHTRYEKLLHTLLTRPILILFGVLPLALLGWIAFQHVGSGFMPSMDEGGFVLDYQSAPGTALTETDRLLVQVEEIVRATPDVETYSRRTGTGLGGGLSEANQGDFFVRLKPFPRRPVEEVMDDIRTKVEHQVPGLKIEMAQLMEDLIGDLTAVPQPIEIKLFLASPNQSGVIAARVADAISKIQGVVDVKNGINPAGDALEIHIDQVKAAVEGMDIDTVTKSIDTALNGNVATQVANSIKTIGVRVWVPKSIRNTDTDLRSLLVRAPDGHMFPLSRVASIIAVTGQPQIARENLKRMIAVTGRISGRDLGSVIADVKVVMAQKNLLPQGSYYQLGGLYEQQQIAFQGLLSVFAAASTLVFLLLLFIYESFRLAIAILLTALLAVSTVFIGLWITHTELNISAMMGMTMIIGMVTEVAIFYFSEQQDLITQEDLLASMIHAGINRMRPIAMTTIAAILTLLPLAFAIGQGSEMQQPLAIAIISGLIFQLPLVLLVMPVVFYTMRDKHAP; via the coding sequence ATGAGCGCAATTACCTGGACACAATCCCATCGTCGGTCGATACTATTTTTATTACTAATACTCGCTCTTGCGGGCGTTATTGCAGCATTAAAACTGCCAGTATCTTTATTTCCAACCGTCGATTTTCCAAGAGTTGTTGTAGCACTAGATGCGGGAGATCAACCAGCAGAGCAGATGGAAATGTTAGTAACCCGACCTGTTGAAGAGGCTGTACGACGTGTACCCGGCGTACGCAATGTTCGTTCTACGACTAGTCGAGGATCTGCAGAAATTTCGGTCAATTTTGATTGGGGAAGAGATATGGCTTCCTCTGCTTTGCAGATCAATGCTGCCATTGCGCAAATATCCGTGCAATTACCCCAAGGCACACTCGTATCGACGCGGCAAATGGATCCTACCGTTTTCCCCATCATTGCCTATAGTTTGACGACAAACAGCCTTACGTCTACCCAATTACGCGATCTTGCAGAATACGATCTCAGACCCTTGTTATCGAGTATTGATGGTGTTTCACGGGTACAGGTTTTAGGCGGTAGTGTTGAGGAATATAGGGTAACTATCGATCCGATAAAACTAAAATCGGTTGATTTGACGTTTGACGATGTTTCTAAAATGCTCGCTAGTACCAATGTCATCAGTGCGGTAGGACGTTTAGAAGATCACTATAAATTATATTTGGCTATTGCTAATAGCCGATTTGAAAACATTGAGCAAATTCGACATAGCATTATAAAAAATCAATCGAATGGGATAGTGCATCTAAGTGACATTGCAACGATTGAGCAATCAACTGTTCCCGGATGGACACGTGTGACTGCTGATGGAAAAAATGCCGTCTTATTTTCTGTTTATCAGCAACCTGGCAGTAATAGCGTGCAGATTGCAGCAGACGTCAAAAAAAAGCTTAATGAATTCCAAGCGCAGTTACCCGCCGGAATAAAAATATCGAACTGGTACGACCAGAGCCAATTGGTATTGGCCTCTGCATCTAGCGTACGCGATGCGGTATTAATCGGGGTGGCATTATCCGCACTGGTTTTACTTTTCTTTCTGCGCAACATCAAAGTAATGTTGATCGCTATCGTAGTTGTTCCAGCCGTTTTATCAACTACCGTTGTCTTATTCTATGTATTAGGGATGAGTTTCAACATTATGACTTTAGGTGGAATGGCCGCGGCAGTGGGTCTAATCATCGATGACGCAATTGTCATGATCGAACATATCATCCGTAGATTACAAGACAATAATAGCAAGATGCATGAGCGGGTCATGGCCGCCGCTTTGGAGTTTATTCGGCCACTAGCTGGCTCTAGCGCATCCACACTAATTATTTTTGTTCCGTTGGCTTTTTTGACTGGTGTCACCGGGGCTTTTTTTAAGGCACTGTCGTTGACGATGGCTGCGGCTCTGTTTATTTCGTTCCTAGTCACATGGTTGGCGGTCCCGCTACTTGCCGATAAATTCTTAAACTCAAAGGATGCCGACCACAAAGTTGAAACGCACTTGATTCGTTGGATGCATACTAGATATGAAAAGCTTTTACATACTCTTCTTACTCGACCAATCCTGATTTTGTTTGGTGTTCTACCTTTGGCTTTATTAGGTTGGATTGCTTTTCAACATGTTGGATCGGGCTTTATGCCATCCATGGACGAAGGTGGTTTTGTACTTGATTATCAAAGTGCTCCCGGAACTGCATTGACAGAAACAGATCGTTTGCTAGTCCAGGTTGAAGAAATTGTCAGAGCAACCCCAGATGTAGAAACTTATTCCAGACGTACCGGTACGGGTCTTGGCGGTGGTTTGAGTGAGGCTAATCAAGGCGATTTTTTCGTACGTCTGAAGCCTTTTCCACGTCGTCCGGTAGAGGAAGTGATGGACGATATACGTACCAAAGTAGAGCATCAGGTTCCTGGGCTAAAGATTGAAATGGCTCAGTTAATGGAAGATTTAATCGGAGATCTGACCGCTGTACCTCAGCCAATTGAAATTAAGTTATTTTTAGCCAGTCCGAATCAATCAGGAGTAATTGCCGCCAGAGTTGCTGATGCCATCTCAAAAATTCAAGGTGTTGTGGATGTGAAAAACGGTATCAATCCCGCGGGTGATGCACTTGAAATACATATCGATCAAGTCAAGGCCGCAGTCGAGGGAATGGATATTGATACCGTGACAAAAAGTATAGACACAGCATTAAACGGTAATGTTGCAACCCAGGTAGCCAATAGCATAAAAACCATTGGCGTTCGTGTTTGGGTTCCTAAGTCGATAAGAAATACTGACACCGATTTGAGGAGTCTGTTGGTCAGAGCACCAGATGGACATATGTTTCCATTAAGTCGGGTAGCTAGCATCATTGCTGTCACAGGCCAACCTCAGATCGCACGTGAAAATCTGAAACGAATGATCGCTGTCACCGGACGGATTAGTGGCAGAGATCTTGGTTCGGTTATTGCAGACGTAAAAGTAGTGATGGCTCAAAAAAATCTACTTCCACAAGGTAGCTACTATCAATTAGGTGGGCTATATGAGCAACAGCAAATTGCTTTCCAGGGATTACTTTCGGTTTTTGCTGCGGCAAGTACCTTAGTCTTTCTATTACTTTTGTTTATATATGAAAGTTTCCGTCTGGCGATTGCTATTTTGTTGACTGCTTTGCTCGCGGTATCGACGGTATTTATTGGTCTTTGGATTACCCATACAGAATTGAATATTTCCGCGATGATGGGTATGACAATGATTATCGGAATGGTGACCGAAGTCGCCATTTTCTATTTTTCTGAACAACAAGATCTAATTACGCAAGAAGATCTGCTCGCTTCAATGATACATGCAGGTATTAACCGCATGCGCCCGATCGCGATGACGACGATCGCAGCGATTTTGACTTTACTTCCATTGGCGTTTGCGATCGGACAGGGATCAGAGATGCAACAGCCTTTAGCCATCGCCATTATTTCAGGCCTTATTTTTCAATTGCCACTAGTGTTATTGGTTATGCCAGTGGTGTTTTATACGATGCGTGACAAACACGCGCCCTAA